In Afipia sp. GAS231, a single window of DNA contains:
- a CDS encoding K(+)-transporting ATPase subunit C, whose product MLRELRPAILILVLLTLITGLAYPLAMTAIAGVIFPKQAQGSLIEKDGKVVGSSLIGQEFKDDKYFHGRPSATSAPDPADSTKTVPAPYNAANSGGSNLGPTSKALNDRIKDDVEKLKAENPSATVPVDLVTTSGSGLDPDISPEAALFQVPRVAKARSMPEDQVRQLVTANSQGRLAGLLGEPHVNVLALNLALDRAATK is encoded by the coding sequence ATGTTACGCGAACTTCGTCCCGCCATTCTCATCCTGGTCCTGCTGACGCTGATCACAGGCCTTGCCTATCCCCTCGCGATGACCGCCATCGCCGGCGTCATCTTTCCGAAGCAGGCGCAAGGCAGCCTGATCGAGAAGGACGGCAAGGTGGTGGGCTCCAGCCTGATCGGGCAGGAGTTCAAGGACGACAAATATTTCCACGGCCGTCCTTCCGCGACCTCGGCGCCGGATCCGGCCGATTCCACCAAGACAGTGCCGGCGCCCTATAACGCCGCCAACTCCGGCGGCTCCAATCTCGGCCCGACCAGCAAGGCGCTGAACGACCGGATCAAGGACGACGTCGAGAAACTGAAGGCGGAAAATCCGAGCGCCACCGTTCCGGTCGACTTGGTCACGACATCGGGTAGCGGGCTCGATCCCGATATTTCACCGGAGGCGGCGCTGTTCCAGGTGCCGCGGGTGGCGAAAGCCCGGAGCATGCCGGAAGATCAGGTCCGCCAATTGGTCACGGCCAACAGCCAGGGCCGCCTCGCGGGCCTGCTCGGCGAGCCCCACGTTAACGTTTTGGCGTTGAATTTGGCGCTGGACCGGGCTGCCACCAAATGA
- a CDS encoding sensor histidine kinase KdpD — MVQARRDSEQRPSPEALLEAARREESRAGKLKIFVGAAPGVGKTYEMLQSAHARIKAGADVVVGVVETHGRAETEALLAGLEVLPRKRLSYKEQTLEEMDLDALIARRPQIALVDELAHTNAPGSRHPKRYLDVEELLSHGIDVYTAVNIQHIESLNDVVAQITHVRVRETVPDKVFDRADAIELIDLTPDDLIQRLKEGKVYVPKQAERALEHYFSPGNLTALRELALRRTAERVDEQLLTHMQANAIAGPWAAGERILVCLSEDPRAAGLVRYTKRLADRLHAPWTAISIETRRSLQLTDEQRDRLADTMRLAEALGAEALTIPGVGRRIADDVIHFAQANNVTQIIIGKSTRSWWFELMRGSVVHDLVRRAGNISVNVIAGDEQGVTKAAVQTAARPEPFNPRPYLMALLFVAIGLAAASLIQPLFGGIENVDLVFLTAVVSVAARYGLWPSLLASVAASLCYNFFFLPPVYTFTITDPTNIAAFFFFMLIALLVSNVAARVRSQADTAIGRVRTTESLYAFSRKLAGTATLDDVLWATAYQNALMLKVRVVLLLPEEGVLTVKAGYPPEDQLDQADLAAANWAWDNDRPAGRGSDTLPGAKRLFLPMRTGRGAIGVIGIDDDRTGPLLTPDQRRLLDALVDQGALAIERVLLVEDMDRVKRTVESDRLRGALLTSISHDLKTPLASVLGAASTIRDLDAGLTDEEKRDLLATVIDESERLNRFIANLLDMTKLESGAIVPNTARHDLSEIVGSALRRAGKILIHHKVSLELAADLPMLELDAVLFEQVLFNLLDNAAKYAAADTTISIRAMPDRGQVALQIMDEGNGIPLGELESVFDKFYRAQKGDHVRPGTGLGLAISRGFVEAMHGTITAANRADRSGAVLTIRLPIPVASNSLDTAA; from the coding sequence ATGGTCCAGGCCCGCCGCGATTCCGAACAACGTCCCTCGCCGGAAGCTTTGCTGGAAGCGGCCCGGCGCGAGGAAAGCCGCGCCGGCAAGCTCAAGATATTCGTCGGCGCCGCCCCCGGCGTCGGCAAGACCTACGAGATGCTGCAGAGCGCGCATGCGCGGATCAAGGCGGGCGCCGATGTCGTGGTCGGCGTGGTCGAGACCCACGGCCGGGCCGAGACCGAGGCGCTGCTCGCGGGCCTCGAAGTGCTGCCGCGCAAGCGGCTCAGCTACAAGGAGCAGACGCTCGAGGAAATGGACCTCGACGCCCTGATCGCGCGGCGGCCGCAAATCGCGCTGGTCGACGAACTCGCCCACACCAACGCGCCGGGCAGCCGCCATCCCAAGCGCTATCTCGATGTCGAAGAGCTGCTCTCCCACGGCATCGACGTCTATACCGCGGTTAACATCCAGCACATCGAGAGCCTCAACGACGTGGTGGCCCAGATCACCCATGTTCGGGTCCGCGAGACCGTGCCGGACAAGGTGTTCGACCGCGCCGACGCCATCGAGCTGATCGATCTGACGCCCGACGACCTGATCCAGCGGCTGAAGGAGGGCAAGGTCTATGTCCCCAAACAGGCCGAGCGGGCGCTGGAGCATTATTTCTCGCCGGGCAATCTGACCGCGTTGCGTGAGCTGGCGTTGCGGCGAACCGCCGAGCGGGTCGATGAGCAGTTGCTGACCCATATGCAGGCCAATGCCATTGCGGGCCCCTGGGCCGCGGGCGAGCGCATTCTGGTCTGCCTGAGCGAGGATCCGCGCGCGGCCGGTCTGGTGCGCTACACCAAGCGGCTGGCGGACCGGCTGCATGCGCCATGGACGGCGATCTCCATTGAAACGCGTCGCAGTCTGCAGCTCACCGATGAACAGCGCGACCGGCTCGCAGACACCATGCGGCTGGCCGAAGCGCTCGGGGCCGAGGCGCTGACCATTCCCGGCGTCGGCCGCCGCATTGCCGACGACGTCATCCATTTCGCGCAAGCCAACAACGTGACGCAGATCATCATCGGCAAGTCGACGCGCTCGTGGTGGTTCGAACTGATGCGCGGCTCGGTCGTGCACGATCTGGTGCGGCGCGCCGGCAATATCAGCGTCAACGTCATCGCCGGCGACGAACAGGGCGTGACCAAGGCGGCGGTGCAGACCGCGGCGCGGCCGGAGCCGTTCAACCCGCGGCCGTATTTGATGGCGCTGTTGTTCGTCGCGATCGGGCTTGCCGCGGCCTCATTGATCCAGCCGCTGTTCGGCGGCATCGAGAACGTCGACCTGGTGTTCCTCACCGCGGTGGTCAGCGTCGCCGCGCGCTACGGTCTGTGGCCGTCGTTGCTGGCGAGCGTCGCGGCATCGCTGTGCTATAATTTCTTCTTCCTGCCGCCGGTCTATACCTTCACCATCACCGACCCGACCAATATCGCGGCGTTCTTCTTCTTCATGCTGATTGCGCTACTGGTGTCGAACGTCGCGGCGCGGGTGCGTTCGCAGGCCGATACCGCGATCGGTCGGGTGCGCACCACCGAGTCGCTCTACGCCTTCAGCCGCAAACTGGCGGGCACCGCGACGCTCGACGACGTCTTGTGGGCGACCGCCTATCAGAACGCGCTGATGCTGAAAGTCCGCGTGGTGCTGCTGTTGCCGGAGGAGGGCGTACTGACCGTCAAGGCCGGCTATCCGCCGGAGGATCAGCTCGACCAGGCCGATCTCGCCGCCGCCAACTGGGCCTGGGACAACGACCGCCCGGCCGGGCGCGGTTCGGACACGCTGCCGGGCGCCAAGCGGCTGTTCCTGCCGATGCGAACCGGACGCGGCGCGATCGGCGTCATCGGCATCGACGACGACCGCACCGGGCCGTTGCTGACGCCGGACCAGCGGCGGCTGCTGGACGCGCTGGTCGACCAGGGCGCGCTGGCGATCGAGCGGGTGCTGCTGGTCGAGGACATGGACCGGGTCAAACGCACGGTGGAATCCGACCGGCTGCGCGGCGCGCTTCTGACCTCGATCTCGCATGACCTGAAAACGCCGCTGGCCTCGGTGCTCGGCGCTGCCTCCACCATCCGCGATCTCGATGCCGGCCTGACCGACGAAGAGAAGCGCGATCTGCTCGCCACCGTGATCGACGAATCCGAGCGGCTGAATCGCTTTATTGCCAATCTGCTCGACATGACCAAGCTCGAATCCGGCGCCATCGTGCCCAATACCGCGCGGCACGATCTCAGCGAGATCGTCGGCAGCGCACTGCGCCGCGCCGGCAAGATCCTGATCCATCACAAGGTCTCGCTTGAACTGGCGGCCGATCTGCCGATGCTGGAGCTCGACGCTGTGCTGTTCGAACAGGTGCTGTTCAATCTGCTTGATAACGCCGCCAAATATGCGGCGGCGGATACCACGATATCGATCCGGGCCATGCCGGATCGTGGGCAGGTCGCGCTGCAGATCATGGACGAGGGCAACGGCATCCCGCTAGGCGAGCTGGAAAGTGTGTTCGACAAATTCTACCGCGCGCAGAAGGGCGATCATGTTCGTCCGGGCACCGGGCTGGGGCTGGCGATTTCGCGCGGCTTCGTCGAAGCCATGCACGGCACGATTACGGCCGCCAACCGCGCCGACCGTAGCGGCGCCGTACTGACCATTCGGCTGCCGATCCCGGTGGCGTCAAATTCCCTGGATACCGCCGCATGA